One Fibrobacter sp. UBA4297 genomic region harbors:
- a CDS encoding GtrA family protein has translation MKHFIKYNAIGVMNTAITFFTVWLLHEVLDWDVVLSNFLGFVAGGLNSYIMNRIWNFKSTNKKRAEVIRFIVVFLCSYLVNLAVLKGSIYVLENATWCASFTEFISHFMKPTTFASFVANVVYVLVSFTLYKKWVFKTNA, from the coding sequence GTGAAACATTTTATCAAATACAACGCTATCGGTGTAATGAACACCGCCATTACATTCTTTACAGTCTGGCTTTTGCACGAAGTCTTAGATTGGGACGTGGTTCTTTCAAACTTTTTGGGATTTGTCGCCGGTGGGCTCAATAGCTACATCATGAACCGCATTTGGAATTTCAAGAGTACAAACAAGAAACGCGCCGAAGTCATAAGATTCATCGTCGTATTCCTCTGCTCGTATCTCGTGAACTTGGCGGTCCTCAAAGGGAGCATCTACGTGCTCGAAAACGCGACTTGGTGCGCAAGCTTCACGGAATTCATCTCCCACTTCATGAAGCCAACAACATTTGCAAGCTTTGTTGCAAACGTCGTCTACGTGCTCGTAAGCTTTACGCTCTATAAGAAATGGGTGTTTAAGACAAATGCGTAG